Proteins from one Listeria weihenstephanensis genomic window:
- a CDS encoding MATE family efflux transporter produces the protein MTKKFSDQYYLENAPVKKAIAHLSIPMMIGMSVGTIYNVINAYFIGLLHDTSMLSAITLGLPIFTVLMAFGNVFGVGGGTFITRLNGQKDIEKGKRIAGYTFYTSIIVGLLLALLAFLFIDPIAQLLGADAATFDYAKTYALTLLAGGFIVILNFTLEQLVRSGGASKESMYGIFISTGLSLILDPILILGLGWHVAGAALAMVLSQLGSAIYYLYFLEKRSEHLQGFLKHFKISIKDQLEIYKIGVSELLQSAFLIVTTLLLNNFAIQYGDNVIAGFGIALRIVQSPEFLAMGLILGLIPFFAFNFASKNIPRFKAGMKQASLYIGIISVTFVGLVYLFRAPIIQLFSNDPDVLSIGTYILVAMLVSAIFNGFTILFISLFQATGQGTATMVMSVTQGVLYIPMILILHAMFGLHGVIWSMAVTETITLIMGLIFFIAFQKKLKTSDLPGAKVSPV, from the coding sequence ATGACGAAGAAATTTTCAGATCAATATTATTTAGAAAACGCTCCAGTGAAGAAAGCGATCGCCCATTTATCAATTCCAATGATGATCGGGATGTCTGTCGGCACCATTTATAATGTCATCAATGCCTATTTCATTGGACTCTTACACGATACAAGCATGTTATCTGCCATTACGCTCGGTTTACCAATTTTCACCGTTCTCATGGCTTTTGGTAATGTATTCGGCGTTGGTGGTGGCACATTTATCACCCGCCTGAATGGTCAAAAAGACATCGAAAAAGGCAAGCGTATCGCTGGTTACACATTTTACACCAGCATTATTGTTGGACTTTTACTCGCACTCTTAGCTTTTCTATTCATTGATCCGATCGCGCAATTACTCGGTGCTGATGCTGCAACTTTTGATTACGCCAAAACCTACGCATTAACCTTACTTGCTGGTGGTTTCATCGTCATCCTCAACTTTACCCTCGAGCAGTTAGTTCGGTCCGGTGGCGCTTCCAAAGAATCCATGTACGGTATTTTTATCAGCACTGGACTTAGCCTAATTCTCGATCCGATTCTTATTTTAGGACTAGGCTGGCACGTCGCTGGCGCTGCACTCGCAATGGTTCTATCTCAACTCGGTTCTGCGATTTACTATCTCTATTTCCTAGAAAAACGCAGCGAACATTTGCAAGGCTTCCTAAAACACTTCAAAATATCCATCAAAGATCAACTCGAAATTTATAAAATTGGCGTCTCCGAGCTATTACAATCCGCCTTTTTAATCGTAACAACCTTACTACTAAATAATTTTGCGATTCAATATGGTGATAATGTCATCGCAGGATTCGGAATCGCGCTACGCATCGTTCAAAGCCCAGAATTCTTAGCTATGGGTCTGATTCTAGGCTTGATCCCATTCTTCGCGTTTAACTTTGCTAGTAAGAATATTCCGAGATTTAAAGCAGGAATGAAACAAGCTTCTCTTTACATCGGCATTATTTCCGTTACATTTGTCGGTTTAGTATACCTATTTAGAGCACCAATCATCCAGCTTTTCTCGAACGATCCCGACGTTTTAAGCATTGGTACCTATATCCTCGTAGCTATGCTCGTATCCGCAATCTTCAACGGTTTTACCATCCTGTTCATCAGCCTTTTCCAAGCGACCGGGCAAGGTACAGCAACGATGGTCATGTCCGTCACACAAGGCGTTCTTTACATCCCGATGATTCTAATTCTACATGCTATGTTTGGCCTCCACGGCGTTATCTGGTCCATGGCAGTCACCGAAACCATCACTTTAATCATGGGACTTATCTTCTTTATCGCCTTCCAGAAAAAATTAAAAACATCTGATTTACCAGGGGCAAAAGTCAGCCCAGTATAA